GATATCAGCAAACAAGTTTCCGTATAAGAAATTTGTTTAGAAGGGTGGTGCCAACAATCAAATTAGTGTTTTTTGTTTTTGAAATTCAAAATAATATGTTGGGGGCATCATGATGGAGATTAAAAAAACGATTGAAAAGATACCTGGTGGGATGATGGTTGTACCACTATTTTTAGGAACCCTTGTTAATACAATTTGGCCGGGTGTTGATAAATTTTACGGCGGTTTTACTGGCAATTATTTGGTTGGCACTTCTGTTATTTTATTCATGTTTTTCTTCAGTGTTGGCACTACAATTGATCTCAAATCAACAGGTTATATCGCAAAAAAAGGCTTATCATTATTAATCTTTAAAGTATTGTTAGCGGGGTTACTAGGTGTTATTATTAATCATTTCCTACCGCGTTCAGGTGTCCAGGGGGGCCTCTTTGCCGGATTTTCAGTTTTAGCGGTGATTGCATCATTTAATGAAACCAATGGTGGTCTTTATATGGCTTTGATGACAACGTTAGGGCGTGAGGAAGATGCTGCGGGGTTCCCATTCATCAGTATTGAATCTGGGCCATTTATGACGATGGTGACCATGGGGGTTGCCGGAATTGCAGCTTTCCCATGGCAATCATTAGTGTCAACGTTGATTCCATTTGTACTAGGGATTACATTAGGCTCACTCGATCATGAATTCAGAAAAATGTTTAAACCAATTGTTCCTGCGATGGTCCCATTTTTCGCATTCACATTGGGTTATAGCTTAAACTTTGGTATGATCTTCAAGTCAGGTTTCATGGGAATTTTCATGGGTTTTGCAGTCGTTTTAGTTTCAGGATCTGTTTTATCATTTGTCGATCGGGTCTTCACCCATTCAGATGGGGTTGCCGGTTGGGCTGCTTCATCAACCGCCGGCGCAGCGGTTGCCGTTCCATATGCAATCGCTGAAACCAATCCAAGTTTTGCATCAACCGCAAGTTCAGCAACAGCGATTGTGGCAACCAGTGTGTTGGTAACGTCAATTTTAACACCGATTGTGACGATGTACTTCGAGAGACGGGCGCGCGCTAAAGGCTTGCCAATTGTACCTGAAAAGTACAAGAATCAGTTCCAAGAAGCTAAAAATAGATAATTAGAAAGTGGGGACGATGATGAATAATAAAAAAATAAATATTGATCCCGAAAAATTTGCTTATCATTTCATTGATTCAATTGCGGTACCAAATGAAAAGGATCAAATGGAAAAGAATGCTAAAAACAAACTCGTTGGTTTTTTAACCGCTTATTACCTAATCAATAATTTCAATCAAATGGAAAACGGCATGTTTGACCAGGTGAAGGCTAAGAAAGTTGAAAACATGAGTTATAAGGAATTATTGGAAGAAGTATCGAAGTTGACGTATTTTTAGAGGAGATGGTTTATAAAATACGTTCAGACTACAAAAGAGGCGTTAAGGCAAAATTAATTTTTGCCTTAACGTCTATTTTTTATTTTATTATCAATAAACCGTTTACAAAACGTTCGGCATGCGTTATATTTTACTTATAAGGTTAACCGGTTAAGTGGAGGAGATTGATAATGAAACCTAAATATCAGCAAGTTGAACAGTTTTTATTGTATCAATTGAAAAATGGTGAATTTAAGGAAGGCGATAAGTTCTATTCCGAAGCGGAATTGAAAGAAAAATTTTCGGTTAGTTCTGCAACCGTTATCAAGGCGATTAACGAATTGGTGACAAAAGGCTTACTGGTTCGTCAACAAGGAAAAGGGACTTTTGTTTCAAAGGCTAGACAGGGAAAGCTTGTTAAATTCTTTGATCACGAAAAAGTAACCGATGCGGATGAACAAGTTCAGGTGTATTCAATTGAAAAAGAGCATGAACCGCGAATTTTAAGCGAACTACGGTTAGAAGATGATCAGGATTATTATCATATTACGCGAATTCGGATGGT
This DNA window, taken from Latilactobacillus sakei, encodes the following:
- a CDS encoding GntR family transcriptional regulator, whose product is MKPKYQQVEQFLLYQLKNGEFKEGDKFYSEAELKEKFSVSSATVIKAINELVTKGLLVRQQGKGTFVSKARQGKLVKFFDHEKVTDADEQVQVYSIEKEHEPRILSELRLEDDQDYYHITRIRMVNQLPVYVQHTYLLSEYFNDLALFDQDYYSSIYERIREDSGIDLFNIDMDETTEIVFPVPALEQKLMALEDEHQPAAFIKRHSYLFDNKVIEYVESYKRWDYFEFQIKTI
- a CDS encoding 2-keto-3-deoxygluconate permease (transports degraded pectin products into the bacterial cell) encodes the protein MEIKKTIEKIPGGMMVVPLFLGTLVNTIWPGVDKFYGGFTGNYLVGTSVILFMFFFSVGTTIDLKSTGYIAKKGLSLLIFKVLLAGLLGVIINHFLPRSGVQGGLFAGFSVLAVIASFNETNGGLYMALMTTLGREEDAAGFPFISIESGPFMTMVTMGVAGIAAFPWQSLVSTLIPFVLGITLGSLDHEFRKMFKPIVPAMVPFFAFTLGYSLNFGMIFKSGFMGIFMGFAVVLVSGSVLSFVDRVFTHSDGVAGWAASSTAGAAVAVPYAIAETNPSFASTASSATAIVATSVLVTSILTPIVTMYFERRARAKGLPIVPEKYKNQFQEAKNR